ataTAGTCACGGGTAATCATTCAAATTTTGAATGTCTATCAATACTTTTTAACAAGGCCATACAACCAGTCTAGCAGCTGAAAGTTTTAAAGTAAACATGAAGCTCTTCATATCACACTATTTAATGCTTCAGTGTAGTTTGGGACACTACAAGTTGTTATAGTACCACAAGTAAGCcagcaatttagtaacccctcaggcccttagtagcaccctcgctgcTCTCGAGATGCTACTGCCTCAGgattactaaatcgcttagtttcCTTAGCCTTGGTGTCTAACTTAGTTAAAATCAGGTTTTGTAATTGTTTCACCCATGCGATTTAGaataatatacactgtaaacaGCCTCAAAGATAAGGCAACAGCACTTAGCACTGGGTAATGTAGCCACTGCTGCCCAGTAATTAGCTAAGCAGGCTTGTTTACTACAACTTCTTGTTAATGATGCAATCATGACAGCCTTACAAGGATGTATCAGCTGCTAATGTGTGGCTAAAGCTGCTGATCTTTTCTGCAGCCAAAAGATGATGTAACTTCTAACTTGCTAATAAAACTGTACAAATGTACTATTACAGTACCATCACTCTGTTTACAATTATTGTGTTAAAATGTCACCAGAAAATTGCCGTTTTAAGCAATAAACGCAACACATTTCAGGGATGCAAAATTAGCATTTGCATAGGCTTGGCAAACTGTCCTAAATTAGTGGTACTACCAAAGCAAGTTGTAAGACTTATCTAGACTTAAGACCACTGTTACACTGTATGTAGGAATATTTTAATGAAGACTACTGAAGAGCATACACTGTACCTTGAGTTTTCTCTGTTTTTTCTTGGCACCATCATTCTTGATCAACTTCTCATTTTCTTTGCCCTTTTTTGTTTTTGCTTTTCCCTCTTTCAGCTTCTAAAATAAAAGATGGTAACTGGTACAGTGCAAAACATGACGCATTGATGTTcgcaaaaaaataataaaaaaaattaagagTTTATAGtaaaagtgctgaaggtctataggacaccTATAAAGATgcaactgtatagtaaaaaacttcgGCAGTAAAAAGTTTGATGAAAACTCTTTATTTCTGAAtcggcaaaaaaaaaaaacttcggCAAATGGGGCTTCACCAGAAATTAATGTATGTATCTATCACGTACTGCACCAACATTGCTACATGCAAGTAGAAGTGATTGGATAACTTGACAATTAAGTGGATGGCAGCCGTTTTCCTCACAGTAAGAGATGACGACTCATGATGAAATGGCTACAACACCCCTTAATCACTTGCACATAGCAATGTTGCAGTGGGCGCTAAATGGAGCTGTCGAGCAAATGTTTTCTAGCATGTCTATAGCAGAAGCGaactaattctagcacaattctatattgtgtgaaagttggaaacagtgcacaatctgtttaaAACGATTTTTAACTTGGCGCATGCCTCCTAttggttccgttccgttccattccggctttcatcagtaccaTGTTCAGCTATTTCCACCACGTTACATAGCGTGCAAGCAAAAAATAGTGTGAGGTGCCTCTGCCAGACAGTATGGACATACAGATGATTCACTAGGAAGCCACATCAATACAATACCGTCAATCAACACCTCATCCTGCcagtaaaaagaaatgggacgcAACAGACTCgaaggagaacaaaggtaagtccataatgcattgtatgtactgcaataTACTAAGGGCTAAAGCAATGTTTAGCAGTGAagaaaatcaagcctgtagtatTAGCCATTGTTGggttacatttgtctgaagaTTTCAGTTAGTAGCAGTAGTTGGTTAGTCATTCAGTCGTAGAAACTTCTGTTAAATAAATCTTTTTTGACTTCATAACCTACGAAGCATTTTTGGCTGCTCTGAAGACAGTTTTGGGCTTGATTCCATCTACGatccctaacatacagtactgctgTACAGTGTGAATGGTATCAAAATTTTAGCACTGAGTCATCGCATCTCCTACTGACAAGTTCCTAGGTAGGAGTATAGTATGTGTACATACCTTCGATTGCTTGCTCTTTCCTGACTGGCACTGCTTCCTTTTCACACTTCCTGGTCCACTACTTGTCTCTTCGTCAAGATTCTATAATACGATGTAAAAATGTATAGCATTCTTTAACAATATAGCCAGGATAATTGTAAATGAAATTAGTATGAAATGTAACTGTGTCTTCATAAACATTCAGcaggtgcatgcccacagccagccaaaggccaGCTAAATTCGTGCTAGTTAGAAATACAGGTGAAATGAGTTGGTGCTGACACTGTGAAAGCCTTTCCAAATACGTAGGCTTTGTGTTTGTCAAACAGTCAATAAACAATGTAGTTGGCTTCCTAAGCTATCGGGAATGACAAATTTGTTCAAGTTAGAAGAGGGTGCCCCTTCAGTATGGGGATGAAAAGTAAGAACAGCACTAAAGTTTGGCCTGGAGAATTTAAACCGATATCCTGAGTCTAAAcgccgataccgatccgatataccgatataatcTAGTGTAGCCATTGGAGGAAACTAAACAGGGAACTGAACATTCTAATTTCATGTCCTAGCTATCTATTATTAGACAGCAGTTCACAGTGCTTACAATCACtgggggagtgtataaacagtggaatggactactggaatggtggaatactggaatggtggaatgaaatttttgaaagtCCAATATCGGTTTTTACACCAAATTAAGTACAACCCTCCCCCCTTAAAGTAAGCAAATAAGTAGGATTCAGATCTTTAGCTCACCATAGACAAATTTAATATAGTTtccaatgtaatgtactttaAAGTCTATtgtgaacatgcacaatagcacGACATTGGAATACCAATTAATGACTTAACCCTGTTCCCAAATGGGAAatcaatgataaaaagttagctagctgatTACTTGTCTCATGCCCAGACCCTCACCATTACgttgagtagggtctggtgactcaCGCTCATTTTTGGGCCTTTCCCTATATTGTTTAGACAATCAAACTTATTATATCACGTTGTAGCTGAATTGGAGTGTCTGATTGGCCAGAAAAGAAAAATGGGAAAATTTCTACAAATGTCACCAGACCATACTGAacacagtgggtggggtctgggtaTGAGACTAGctaatgcattgtaaaagtacatgcactgtatcttgtaagcatttactAATCCACAATTATGTCACTTGCTACTATTCACAATTACGCCAGAAAATAAATAGTTCTTTGTGGCAGTGCCACATTGCAGAACTATCATTAAGACAACTGTTAAAGAATACGTGTAAGTATGATAGAGTTATAAATTTTAAGTTTGTGGACAAGTAATCACCAGAAGTCTTAGGATTGTAATAAAGCTGTTTCCTGACAATACAGGCAAGATTAAGTTTGTCTatgaagtgtgcaaaaagagctGGCTTCAAGAGAAATCCTATTTATTAACTCAAGGGAGAGGGacgtacttatttggatgtaaaaaatgttATTGGACTTTAAAAAttttcattccaccattccagtattccaccattccagtattccaccattccagtattccaccattccagtagtccattccactgtccAATCACTGGCATTGCTTGGttgcctgtggtggtgtggcctcaattaacaACCCAGACagtaaggcacccacaaaatattttaatgcatgctccctcCAAGATTAGTCACCATTACTCTGTGTTTTAATAGGTTGaaaagatggctggttgttttaagTTGTATTTGTAGTTTGTTCATCCCATGGTTGCTTTTTAAGACTCACCACTATGTTTGCTTGTTGTATGGTTGATAACAATAAGCGTCCGCATGTGCACATAAttctatggcttctcatagcgttGTGCATATTTGCAAGTAAAAAACTACCATTTCCCTAGCCTTGTTTGTTGTACAACAGAGGCTATAATGTAGCTCAATCATGGCAAAGACAATCCAGTTTTATATCGGCATATCGTATCAGTTTTGGTGGCTATATCGGGCCCAACCGATATTGGCAAAAATCTccatatcggccaccgatacgatatCTATCGGTATATCTCTagtatagacaaactataaaacagtcaagaaagAAGATACTAGTGTATTGGTTATAGTCCAAAATGTTTTTTCTTCTAACATTCCATGCACAGAGATATGAATAAAGTTTATATTttaacaagtacaagaaaaaaaatATGATAcgggatcataaaaataaaagtgATGAAACAGGAAATTACCTATATACTTGTGTGGATCCCTACTGTGGGTGTGCACCTGGTTTTCTGAAATGGATTTCCaaaagtgtgtgcgtgtgtgtgttgttcgTATATTTGTCTTTCTGGACCCACATGAACAAAACTTTGCATGCAAAATTCAGCCTGTATTTTGAAGCTAGGTCACAGAGAGCAGGTATTAAATTCCAAGCAAGTAAGTTTTACTATAAAGCAGTTTGTGTACAATTTACTTGTAATTGCTTCTTTAATATTTGTAACATAGGGTGAATCTGCATCCCTCACACTAAATACCTTGGTCTGAATGTATCACTCAGCACTAACGCAATACTTACCAACTCTTCCTCTTCATCACTTTCTGtaatttctttttctttttgctgCATCTCACTTTTACTTCCTAAAGTTATGTACATATTTAGTATTAGTGGAACAGATTGAAGCATACCAATAGCTAAAATAATCGCCTTGTATTTGCCTCCATTACATTTCACAGTCCGTTTCACTCCCACTGTTAGATCCTTGTTGTTCAATACACTGGATTTTGGGACTACTCCGACACAATCCTCCTCTTCGAAATCCACAAGACAATGCTGATCAGATCCTACAAATATATCAACAATTTTGCTGACGTGCACAAACAACCGTACAGCAGACATTGTTCGTAGTTGTATACAATGAGAAAACTTGACAAACATGAATATACAAAAACCttccaaaattaaaaaaaagaaaacagttCTGTCACCAGTCAACTTtgcaagtactttgctaagtacctGAGTAAAACTACTTGTATGTACAACAGACATTGTTCGTAGTTGTATACAatgagaaaaaaaaacaaaattgtatgaaggtgcagtCTACAACTTCTCGCAATTCTTCTAGTGCCTTCCCCAACCACATGTTTTACCAAATACCAACCATTTACATAATTCAGTTTAATGGAGCTAAATTGTTTCCTACCTCCTCTATTCCAAACCCCTGTAGCGCggcacttataatctccaatcaGTAGGCGCCAGCGTGGAAAGTGTCTGTGATTAGCTGGTTTTAGCATACAAAAGTTTTGGTGCAAACCCAAGCACATACATACTGATACATACATATTTTCGGAAAGCAATTTCAGCGGGAAACCAGCACTTTCAGCCTTCAAAGCGTTGTGAGTGCGCGCCTTGTTTAAAACTTGtctttgtgaattcataaacgACAATAGTCCATGCGGCCTGGCTGCTGAAGTTTTAGACCAGCACGTGTACCGCTATCGAAATTGCAAGAAAAATAATCACTACGTACGTACCAAAAACCTAAACAACAACCACAACATACCCATTGCTCCTGCTTCGCCTCTTCTTGACGACTTAGTCACGGTCTCCATTTCGGTACACATGGTCACTCACGTGACAGTGAAGTCTTATTTGATACGCACTCCTAGGGTACAGTCTCCGTATATTCTTCGCGTCGGCTCAGGTAACGTTTCGCGTATAATGGTAAACTGCTTAGTCGTAGATACAGTAGGCTTGACAGTAAGCTAGTGTTGTAAGAACACACCTATACAATAATGAAGCACCACATGCCGCATCAGTTGCGTGGGTACACCGCAGCATAGATTATCAGGGTTGATGCCTAGAGATACTGCCGGGACTCAGGTGCTAGCTGCTACTGACAGTGATACTGAAGAATTTAACCCGATGACACGTACTACAGGTACGTAGCTATGCATAACTATGTAGTTTTCGTGATTTAGTGAAGCGGCATTAAGTGCTGGTTGACCCTCGCGTGACGCTCGCGTGGATGGTGATGACCCACGCGATCAACTGCgggtattgtacagtacattgcaatAGAATGACTCCGAGACACGACACACATGTTACTCGCGGGTGTTGTACCCGCGACGTTacctttgagctgtactgtatgtaggtatgtacgtacgtacgtacatacgtacgtacgtatgtatgtgtgtatgcatgtatatatgtgaccggattaaacaaaaccaggcttccacacacatatcCAGATTTGCAACGttaaaggaccataactcaatgtaagAATATGCTATCACTTTCACATTTTGACCTGTTGTTGCATAATTTAATGatagaattgtgtgaaaattgtagatGAATAGCATACTGACTGGTCAAGTTACAAGTGGATAAAGTAGGCAAATTGGATGTTTGTGGAAGCCTAGTTTtggcaaatccggtcacatatataattataatcttACTATAGGTAAATATATAACTTTAATTATGGCTGTTTTTTTAAGTGTACTGAACTTCTTGTATGCTGAATTAATTTAAATAATATAAATTCTGTAAAAATTACATTAACATTCAACGTGTAGATAATACAAGCTTAAGCCATTAATTAGTGAAGCAAATTTAATAAGCTGCGACATCCTACTGTACCAAACTTTCGTCAATTATGTAGTTCATAAGTTTTTCTACTAGAATTTCCCATTCTGTGGTGATCACATGTAGGAAGTCATTATAGACTTAAGCTATTAAACCAATTACATGGCTAACAACATTACAGCATTACCTATTAANNNNNNNNNNNNNNNNNNNNNNNNNNNNNNNNNNNNNNNNNNNNNNNNNNNNNNNNNNNNNNNNNNNNNNNNNNNNNNNNNNNNNNNNNNNNNNNNNNNNNNNNNNNNNNNNNNNNNNNNNNNNNNNNNNNNNNNNNNNNNNNNNNNNNNNNNNNNNNNNNNNNNNNNNNNNNNNNNNNNNNNNNNNNNNNNNNNNNNNNGCTTTGCATGTTGCTTGAAGGACAGTTTCAGTGGATGTAGTACTGCCTATAATTCTGTCCTTAATCTGCAGTTCGATTTTGTTTACAGTGGAGTTAATGGAGGAAAGAGATGTCCTGATCTGCAAAGAAACAAGAGCATTTATAGCTGAAACAGTTTCTATAGCAAATAAATACAATTTACGTCTTGGCAAATGTATAAACATACACATCATTATTTTGTTCGATGACAAACCATAACATAAACTTTTTCAAAGACAGTAAATCTGCAAAGAAGATTTGATATACTGCATTTGgtgaaaacaagttgatgttatgcatATTCAAAACTTGCAGCACTTAGCTTATATTATTTTGGAATTTATAACAATGTAtggaataaaaaaaattgtctAGGTGATTATTACATAATTTCTTGTTTGTACCAACTAATGAAATAACTTTACTGGGcaacaaaaaattaaaatttaacaGTCAGTACAGGTATGgcatttatcaaacagtacagtagtactctatatgtgactgaattttggaaaatcacccatatgggagTGTGTGAAATAATCAAATTTTGATATTCAGTGAGATACTATTAAGACGACggtacaatttaaaaaaaacatttcaagaattttcttgtaatttaaggcacTGAGAATAGCTTACaatcatcaacaagtagataTACACGTACTTGATCAATATATATTTAGGATGTCAAAagcgcccatatggttgatttctAAATTCGGTCAAATAATAGGAATCATGGCATTTTGCACATtttcacaaaaaatattgaccagaaacagCCTCACAATATTTTCCATGCACAAGTTTTGGAGATTTGCTAGTAGAACaacctcaagcatcacaaatc
This portion of the Dysidea avara chromosome 12, odDysAvar1.4, whole genome shotgun sequence genome encodes:
- the LOC136240936 gene encoding DNA ligase 1-like isoform X6 yields the protein MCTEMETVTKSSRRGEAGAMGSDQHCLVDFEEEDCVGVVPKSSVLNNKDLTVGVKRTVKCNGGKYKAIILAIGSKSEMQQKEKEITESDEEEELNLDEETSSGPGSVKRKQCQSGKSKQSKKLKEGKAKTKKGKENEKLIKNDGAKKKQRKLKDKNSSFSMELGSPPRDSKAAHDSTSPLWEKDFHEEIYEQYSQIRTSLSSINSTVNKIELQIKDRIIGSTTSTETVLQATCKADHKMTPFPTTPSSGLPFTPRQEHQRELTQLGEKERGIDGKRKI